The Helianthus annuus cultivar XRQ/B chromosome 11, HanXRQr2.0-SUNRISE, whole genome shotgun sequence region TGGCTTAGCTAagattattttacttttaatatatttatttttatatacattataatatctCACAAAAAATTGATTACTATTTACatgtatttttttttgaacggccaacaaactaaatcccgagcactctcggggcacccactggacaaacggagtactccgagagtaacccgagtccaccaccaattccggggaaaacccggtaacccacccgcccgtaggcacggcGTTGAAATTActggtaaaacccgtttggctcaaggatccaacccaggtttccctgggtctcctatcattgcccaccagtgcctcactctgcaccaagtgggagtcgaacctgcatctctcaagagaaatgcaagccctccaccacttgatctagagatcattggctatTTCAATGTTGATTTACATGTATTTAAGAGTTTAATTTGAGATCTATAGCATATTTCAATGTTGATTACTATGCTAATGAACTTATATTGCATTTtgataaaatttaaaacttgtttttagggtaaagttattctacaaaggcttctaattgtaagaaggatttatagagtgacaagtgtccaataacgtAAAAtcaaacccactacatcaccacccaaaacctaaacacccacccccaccacccaaaaacctaaacccccccccccccacaccacccgaaaacctacccccccccacccctgggcgcaaaaaaaaaaattatacctcaccaaaaaacaccccaaaaaacctacccaaaaaaaaaaaaaaaaaaaaaacctaaaaaaaactaaacatccacccccacccaaaaacctaaacccccaccccctcggcaaaaaaaaaaattggggtgggtgatggggggggttaggtttttggtggtggtggatgtttaatttttttttttttttgtattgggtttttttaggttattggacacttgtcactttataaatccttcttacacttcttacaattagaatcctttgtatttgatcctaatccctTATTTTGGATATGTTCTTTTGAACTATTGAAAAATATTTTAGATTTCTGAATTTTGAGAGCTATGTattattttttcttttcaaaatcgagccaaaccaagccgagcccaaGCTTAAATTTACAGTTGGGTTTCAATCTAATTATACTAATAAACTACAATTGTTCAATCTAAAAGCAATCTTCACGCTATCCAGGTCTATACAAATCTCTATAAAATTTACACAAACTACCATCAATAAACTGGTCAACAAACGAATTATGGTTGAATAATATAACCTGTAGACAGTAGGGTCTTGAACAATGGACGGATCATACGATCTAAGTGGAGGCTCCATCATCTGGTGGATATGCGTATCGGTCAAGCCGGGCAGTGCTGCCCGGAGTTTCGGGGCAGTATCCGGCTTCAGTTGCGCTTGACGCCTCAACAGCTGCGCAACGTACACGTTCGTCAACCCGGTCTCCGCCGCTATTTCACCGAAAGTTTTGCCGGAATTTCGCTTCACCGCCATTAATGAACTCACCACGTAAGCTTTTGTCGGTGTTTCAAGCTCCATTTTTACCGATGCGAACGATTATCAAGTGATTTATGGCAGTGATTGCAGGCCTGATGATACCAGTGGTGGGTGGGCTTCTAGAAATTGTGATAACGGTGGCAAATTCAGATACGTATTGATATAGTTTTGCAGGTGGCGAAACGACACCGTATTCAAAAgatatttattttgttttgttttatttgtgaAAGGGACAtctatatatatactatataataaaagaaactactTTTAGGACACTTGTCGtcatattaggccatctcttatagataattattattttagtttaatatcttctaattaattatagataactctcctattaaatattatttagtttaataataaataaataaataaataaattagcTTGATAAATATAAATTGTGACTACCAAACGATCTTTGTGATCAACAACACATCAAGTATTAAATATTCTCTTCTTCATCCACATACGTTTTAAAGATTTAATTtgttttagagttaattacatagttagtccctgtggtttgcacaaagtaacatacttagttactaatagtttaaaattatattgtagggtattaacttttcattttgtgacgtttgaaggtattaacattatttgtaggtttaaaatcacattttattagtacctaagtatgttattttgtgcaaaccacaaggactaactatgttaataccctagaagttaatacctccaaacgttacaaaatgaaaagttaataccctaaaaGGTGATATTAAACTATTAGTATCtatgtatgttattttgtgcaaaccatagagactaactatgtaattaactatttgttttattatttggtatataaaattacatttattcaacccatataataaatgaggttttttaaatatgtattattttattagttggtaaacaatattacatttattcaacccgtgtaatacacgtgggtttaaagatataacttttttatttggtatatataattacatttattcaacccgtataatatggttcttatagatataactttttattatttaatatataaaattatatttattcaacccgtacaataaagaaggtttttaaagatatattgctgtattatttagtatataaaatttatttatttaacccgtgtaatacacggggttataatctagttattccatatataaataaccAAACTTTTTGTGCATATCCACTTGTAACATGTGCTTtaagagtttttcaaaaaaaaactttattttttaactttaacccaaaggttttaaccttttgcaattttaacactatataatttgttttttaactttaacccaaacttttcattacttttaacccaaaggtttttacctttcgtaattttaaccctacataatttgtttttttaactttaacccaaaacttttcattatttgcaatttaacttcacaacttttgtcacttatacttttcatctttggcaaattttcgttttatgtATAGTTcttaatttttcgagttaatacgacgcaacgtacaagtgtggttcaacttttttatgttttgtttcaaattttgcaaatTAATACGACACAACGTACATGTGTGGTTCAAAgttttttacctctattttttcatgtttaacaggTTTGTCGCAACACGTAGaccctaggtcgagtcagtgttggtggtcgataacgattgtgtgacattagtactatttgacaccgttttacgtcCGTCGCAACGCGGCGtatgctttgggggttttccaaagaaaaagtcgttatgcatatggttgtcgtaaccttggctttggggtttaaaaaaatgatttttttacttttcacccaaaagtatttcataaattacttttaacccaaaactatttgtttttttacttttaacccaaa contains the following coding sequences:
- the LOC110937127 gene encoding cyanate hydratase — encoded protein: MELETPTKAYVVSSLMAVKRNSGKTFGEIAAETGLTNVYVAQLLRRQAQLKPDTAPKLRAALPGLTDTHIHQMMEPPLRSYDPSIVQDPTVYRLNEAVMHFGESIKEIINEEFGDGIMSAIDFFCSVDKVKGMDGKDRVVVTFDGKYLPHTEHKVEHMVSRLNLKKD